The following proteins come from a genomic window of Micromonospora echinofusca:
- a CDS encoding chorismate mutase has translation MMTDVVESNGSLTRPEAGRPGPGAPGSPVDGPSGADDARPEAGTGTPEPAAAARIVEIRERIDEIDRALIELWQERARLSQEVGVTRMASGGTRLVLSREREILERFRAALGADGTQLALLLLRAGRGPL, from the coding sequence ATGATGACAGACGTGGTGGAGTCCAACGGCAGCCTGACGCGACCCGAGGCGGGCCGGCCCGGCCCGGGTGCCCCCGGGTCCCCGGTCGACGGCCCGAGCGGCGCCGACGACGCCAGGCCGGAGGCGGGCACCGGCACCCCGGAGCCGGCCGCGGCCGCCCGGATCGTCGAGATCCGGGAGCGGATCGACGAGATCGACCGGGCGTTGATCGAGCTCTGGCAGGAGCGGGCCCGGCTCTCCCAGGAGGTCGGGGTGACGCGGATGGCCTCCGGCGGCACCCGGCTGGTGCTGTCCCGGGAGCGGGAGATCCTGGAGCGCTTCCGGGCCGCCCTCGGCGCCGACGGCACGCAGCTCGCGTTGCTGCTGCTCCGCGCCGGCCGCGGCCCCCTGTGA
- a CDS encoding bifunctional metallophosphatase/5'-nucleotidase, producing MTQPRSRGRAALRHLAAPTLALAVVATLSPASRPAPGPAGDQTAGLTPVSVSYAAPSGGEVKGNFLSYNDFHGAIDPPGGSGAAVNGTPAGGVEYLATWLRKLRAEAKAEGRSTTTVGAGDLIGATPLVSAAFHDEPTIELMDEIGLDVSSVGNHEFDEGVDELIRINKGGCHPVDGCQDGDGFAGAKFTYLAANTVSRKTGLPILPPVDVRFVGGVPVGFVGVTLEGTPGIVNPAGIASVRFTDEVATANKWGGLLKLFGVKAMVLLVHEGGAQSPPPATPGVSDCANFSGPIVDIVRGLRPEFGLVVSGHTHRFYSCSLPNSSGAPSVVTSAGNNGQLITDVDYSLDRRTGRFTGITARNVVVENGVRNPDGTWQQSAPGTYVRNPDLVDPGAKALADKYRAAVAPIANRVVGRISADIVRDARPSGESPLGDVIADAQLAYTRSNGAQIALMNPGGIRASLPYAASAGGEAPGEVTYGEAFTVQPFNNLVVTQTLTGAQLRNVLEQQFVGFKGQTTQRILQVSAGLTYSYDSTAPAGSRVSALAFDGAPVDPAASYRVTTNDFLANGGDGFTELQAGTARTTAPGFDVDALIAYLGAGAPVAPGPADRITRLG from the coding sequence ATGACTCAGCCGCGTTCGCGCGGTCGGGCGGCGCTGCGCCACCTCGCCGCGCCCACCCTCGCGTTGGCCGTCGTCGCCACGCTGTCCCCCGCTTCCCGGCCCGCGCCGGGTCCCGCCGGCGACCAGACGGCCGGCCTCACCCCCGTCTCGGTCTCCTACGCCGCCCCGAGCGGCGGCGAGGTCAAGGGCAACTTCCTGAGCTACAACGACTTCCACGGCGCCATCGACCCGCCCGGCGGCAGCGGCGCGGCGGTCAACGGCACCCCCGCCGGAGGCGTGGAGTACCTCGCCACCTGGCTGAGGAAGCTGCGCGCCGAGGCCAAGGCCGAGGGGCGGAGCACCACCACCGTCGGGGCCGGCGACCTGATCGGCGCCACCCCGCTCGTCAGCGCCGCCTTCCACGACGAGCCGACCATCGAGCTGATGGACGAGATCGGCCTGGACGTCAGCAGCGTCGGCAACCACGAGTTCGACGAGGGCGTCGACGAGCTGATCCGGATCAACAAGGGCGGCTGCCACCCGGTCGACGGCTGCCAGGACGGCGACGGTTTCGCCGGCGCGAAGTTCACGTACCTGGCCGCCAACACCGTGAGCAGGAAGACCGGCCTGCCGATCCTGCCCCCGGTGGACGTGCGGTTCGTCGGCGGCGTGCCGGTCGGCTTCGTCGGCGTGACCCTGGAGGGCACCCCGGGCATCGTCAACCCGGCCGGCATCGCCTCCGTACGCTTCACCGACGAGGTGGCGACCGCCAACAAGTGGGGCGGCCTGCTCAAGCTCTTCGGCGTCAAGGCGATGGTGCTGCTGGTGCACGAGGGCGGCGCCCAGTCGCCGCCGCCGGCCACCCCGGGCGTCTCGGACTGCGCCAACTTCTCCGGCCCGATCGTGGACATCGTCCGCGGCCTGCGGCCGGAGTTCGGGCTGGTCGTCTCCGGCCACACCCACCGCTTCTACTCCTGCTCGCTGCCGAACTCCTCGGGTGCCCCGAGCGTGGTCACCAGCGCCGGCAACAACGGTCAGCTGATCACCGACGTCGACTACTCGCTGGACCGGCGTACGGGCCGGTTCACCGGGATCACCGCCCGCAACGTGGTCGTCGAGAACGGCGTCCGCAACCCGGACGGCACCTGGCAGCAGAGCGCCCCGGGCACGTACGTGCGCAACCCCGACCTGGTGGACCCGGGCGCCAAGGCCCTGGCCGACAAGTACCGGGCGGCCGTCGCGCCCATCGCCAACCGCGTGGTGGGCCGGATCTCGGCCGACATCGTCCGCGACGCCCGCCCCAGCGGGGAGAGCCCGCTCGGTGACGTCATCGCCGACGCCCAGCTCGCGTACACCCGCTCGAACGGGGCGCAGATCGCGCTGATGAACCCGGGCGGCATCCGGGCGTCCCTGCCGTACGCGGCCTCGGCCGGGGGCGAGGCGCCGGGTGAGGTCACCTACGGCGAGGCGTTCACCGTCCAGCCGTTCAACAACCTGGTGGTCACCCAGACCCTCACCGGCGCGCAACTGCGCAACGTGCTGGAGCAGCAGTTCGTGGGCTTCAAGGGGCAGACCACCCAGCGCATCCTCCAGGTCTCGGCCGGGCTGACCTACTCGTACGACAGCACCGCCCCGGCGGGCTCGCGGGTCAGCGCCCTGGCGTTCGACGGCGCGCCGGTCGACCCCGCCGCCAGCTACCGGGTCACCACGAACGACTTCCTGGCCAACGGCGGGGACGGGTTCACCGAGTTGCAGGCCGGCACGGCGCGGACCACCGCCCCCGGCTTCGACGTCGACGCCCTGATCGCCTACCTGGGCGCCGGCGCCCCGGTCGCCCCCGGGCCGGCCGACCGGATCACCCGCCTCGGCTGA